The Spirochaetales bacterium sequence GCACGCCATCACTGTGGCCGCAATCCAGACTACTTTTTTCATTATTTTCTCCTTTAATAAAGGGTATGACACAAAGCTTAACGGATGGGATTTTCCCTGTCAAGTGAGTAGTGATAAAAACGGCTTTTACCTCTGATCTATATTCAATAAATTGAAATCTATTTCAATAAATTGAAATCTATTTCAATAAATTGAAATCCTGGGTTCTATTGAATTCTTCGATGAGGGTAACGAGTTCCCCATCGCCTTCCCTTATGAACGAACCTCCGGGGACGGCAAGTCCCTCGTCATTGAGCCCGGCAAACAGCGAAACATGGGTCGATTCAGCAGCCAGTATGGCCGTACGCAGGCTTTCCATCAGGGGAGGGGAATATTTCCCTTCCCGAAAGGCCTTCTCGAGCGGGGTTCCCCGAGCGACAAAGGTGGGGTTGAGGTGCATATTGATCTCGAGGCCGAGATTTTTCGAGATATTGTCCAGGTAATGAAGACCGTCGACGATATCGGTGACCGCATCGCTTTCGGACAGGCCCGGAACGGGTTTGAGCATAAAGTAGGTTTTGAGTCTGAAAGCATGGCGCGCGCACATGGCGGCGAGTTTTTCGAACACATCGAGATCCAGACCTTTGTTGAAGTGCTTGTTGCGTATGTCATCATTGAAGGCCTCGAAACCGATGGCGATCTCGAGTGTCGTTTTTGTTTCACCTTCGCCGATCGCCCTGTGTATCACTTCACATTCCGCCGGATCCACGTATTCAGCCCTGCTTTCGATGGTAAGTACCGAAATGTTACGGCAGTGGATATTCATCTGAGTGATAAAATGAAGGAGTGCGGTCGTGGAAAGGGTCGCTTCGTCGAGGACGGATCCATTGTTCGAAAGAATGATTTTTTTCAGGCCCTGTTTCTGCCGCTCGCCCAGGAGATAATGAAAGATGAATTCGGTCTGTTTGATGATATCCCTGAAATCGACATGGTGTTGGGATACCTTCGACGGAAGGTTGCACCCCAGGCATTTTGCCCACCTGCACGCCTGGGTGTAGAAGACGATAAAAAGCACCTGTCCCTCGACCGATGTCTGGTACCACCAGTCTGCGGGAAGTCTCGGATTGTGATCTTCCCTGAATCCGTATGTTTTATGGGACTCTTCCGTCCGCTTCACGATGAGTTCGGATAGTCTGTCATCCATAGGCGTGATTCGGTATCCGTACTCAATCCGAGTCCACACTCAGTCTGAGTGCCGGATTCGATATATTCCCCTTTTCCAGTTTTTTGATCTGCTCTTCCCCTTTCAAAATGAGGTCGTCGAACTCGACGATTGTCTGTGCCATTTTGGGAAGCGCGTCTCTGCGGTACCTGGAAATCTCTTCCATGGCGGCGGAAATATCCGTAAAGGCGGATTTTAACGCTTCGAACTGCAGCATGCTTTCCGAAGCCTGTTTCTGGATTTCGGTCCCTTGCATCCTGAGGCGCTGCGCGGTTTGCGCAATGAGGTTGGAGGTGGTGAGGTTGACCGCGTTGATCTTGTCGAGAACGATACGCTGGTTGTTCAGGGCCAGGGCCACGGTAACGGCGACCTGAAGTGCATTCACGGTAACATTCACCGCCCTGTCGACGCCGCGGATCAGCTCTTTGTTGTTGCGACGTATCAATTCGATTGCAAGAACGCCCTGCTGGTTCACGGCGAGCTGCTGCTGAAGGTCCATTATCCGCTGCCGCAGGGGAAAAAGGAGTTCGTCGCTGATAAACCGGCACCGGGGGTCGTCCGGCTGTATCTCACGTTCGAGTTTGTACCGGAGTTTTGCGTCGATAAGCTCTCCCAGTTTTATGGCCTTGCCGAGTCTTTGGGTAATGTCTCTCATGCTTGTCTGGTCCTCCGCGAGCATCATATTGTCCCGCGTAAGCCGTTCTTTTCCGTTTTTGAGGGAGTTGATAATCGCATTGATGATCGTCTGCGATTTTTCGTATTTGGAAAAATACCGTTTCAACTGGCTCCCGATAAAGGGGATCTTTCCGGCCGCACGCGAAAACCACCCCGGCTTCCCGATGTCGATCTTGCCCGGGTCCAGGTCTTCGACCCGTAATTTGAGATCAATGAGGGCATTGGCCACCTCCCCGCCGTCTTCACTTCTCCTCGAAAGCTCCCTGATCGGCTGCTGAAGCATCTGGCTTTTCGCCGCGGCATCCTTCTGTACGGCCGTTCCGATCACTTCGACCGCCAGTTTCCCGTTTTCCCGTTCTTCGGCTTTTTCCATCGAAATGTCGATAAGTTTGTCGACAAAATCGTCGGCCTCCTTTTCGAGCAGCTTCACCGCATTATCTTCGAGCTTGACCAGTGGGCCGCCTTCGAACCCCATTTCCTT is a genomic window containing:
- a CDS encoding toxic anion resistance protein gives rise to the protein MADVKLATLPDTATLKKEMGFEGGPLVKLEDNAVKLLEKEADDFVDKLIDISMEKAEERENGKLAVEVIGTAVQKDAAAKSQMLQQPIRELSRRSEDGGEVANALIDLKLRVEDLDPGKIDIGKPGWFSRAAGKIPFIGSQLKRYFSKYEKSQTIINAIINSLKNGKERLTRDNMMLAEDQTSMRDITQRLGKAIKLGELIDAKLRYKLEREIQPDDPRCRFISDELLFPLRQRIMDLQQQLAVNQQGVLAIELIRRNNKELIRGVDRAVNVTVNALQVAVTVALALNNQRIVLDKINAVNLTTSNLIAQTAQRLRMQGTEIQKQASESMLQFEALKSAFTDISAAMEEISRYRRDALPKMAQTIVEFDDLILKGEEQIKKLEKGNISNPALRLSVDSD